The stretch of DNA tatagtgcactactgtagaccagaatggcaccctattccctttatagtgcactactgtagaccagaatggcaccctattccctttatagtgcactactgtagaccagaatggcatcctattccctatatagtgcactactgttgaccagaatggcaccctattccctatatagtccactactcttgaccagaaccctatggctatggtcaaaattagtgcactttatagggtgCTGTCTTGGATAGCTTTGCCATAAATTCTACAACAGGAGAAGCACAGGAGATATTGTAAAATAAGGGAGAAACCCGGTAGGTATGCATATGCACACTGAGTCTGACTCAGTCTCACTGACTATATCTGTCCTGTCTCATCCCCACAGGAGAGAGTCCCAGCCATCACTCTGCAGGTGGGAAGAGACCCTCTACATCAGGAGAACCTGAGCAACACCAGATGAAACGCAGAACGAGGCAGAAAAAGACCCACCCATGCCCAGATTGTGGGAAACACTGCCAGACATTATCGGCACTACAAATACACATGAgaacccacacaggagagaagccttacgctTGCTTTGTGTGTGAGAAAACGTTCATTATTAGGCAAGCTTTGAAAacacaccagcgaacacacacaggagagaagccttataccTGCTCTGAGTGTGGGAAGGGTTTCGCTCATCAATGTAGTTTGAGATACCACCAAAAGAGGAATTCTGAACAGATTAAAACAGACCCGAATGAGAAGATGACCTGCTGCTGTGGACAAGAGTTCTCCTCAAAGTGCGTTCTGGAGGTTCACTTGAAGACGGACACTGGAGCCAAGCCTTACACCTGCTGTGTGTGTGGCAAGAGGTTCAATAAAGAATCATTAAAAGAACACCAGAGATCCCATACAGGAGAGATGCCTTACTCTTGCTCTTTCTGTGGCAAGGGTTACTATCACAAACCGGCTTGGAAAGCCCACGAGCGAACACACACCGAGGAGAAGCCCCTGTGCTCTGTGTGCGGACGGACCTGCTCTAGTAAGTATACGTTAAAAGTCCACgagcgaacacacacaggagagatgcCTTACCTCTGCTCTGAGTGTGGCAAGGGCTTCATCAGTAAAGGACTCCTGATGACCCACGAGCGATTCAACTGTTCTGGGGGAGAGGAACGATGGCGACCAAAGAGATTTCACAAGTGTCCGGACTGTGGGAAGGAGTTCACACAAGCAAACAAACTGGAGAGACacatgagaacacacacaggagagaggcctTACCAGTGCTCTGTGTGTGGGATGAGGTTCAACCAGAAAGGGAATCTCAAAACGCATTTTAAAGTGCACACAGGTGAGTGTCCTCCTTTACCATGAATCCATCCTGATGGACGACTAGCAAACTGTCAGTGATCAAAACCATGTTGTTTAAAACAACATGTAAACCATGACTTAGTATACTCATCCACACCTTAACAATAACATTGTTGCCttgtgtctgtctctccgtccGTTTGTCTGTCATGCAGGCAGGGATCCCAGTTTGCTGCCTGACATGGACATGAGGACGACTTCTTCAGAAGCAGCGAAACAACCTCCGGACAACAGACATGATGTTGGGAAACCACAACGCTGCCTGAATCAGATTGGCAAGGAGGGGACCCACAATCTACCGGCACCACAAACCCACAACCTACCGGCACCACAAACCCACAACCCACCGGCACCACAAACCCACAACCCACCGGCACCACAAACCCACAACCCACCGGCACCACAAACCCACAACCCACCGGCACCACAAACCCACAACCCACCGGCACCACAAACCCACAACCTTCCGGCACCACAAACCCACAATCTACCGGCACCACAACCCCACAATCTACCGGCACCACAACCCCACAACCTACTGGCACCACAACCCCACAACCTTCCGGCACCACAACCCCACAACCTTCCGGCACCACAAACCCACAACCTTCCGGCACCACAAACCCACAACCTACCGGCACCACAAACCCACAACCTTCCGGCACCACAAACCCACAACCTACCGGCACCACAAACCCACAACCTACCGGCAGCACAACCCCACAACCTACCGGCACCACAACCCCACAACCTACCGGCACCACAACCCCACAACCTTCCGGCACCACAAACCCACAACCTACCGGCACCACAAACCCACAACCTACCGGCACCACAAACCCACAACCTACCGGCACCACAAACCCACAACCATCCGGCACCACAAACCCACAACCATCCGGCACCACAAACCCACAACCATCCGGCACCACAGAGGGAGGTAAGCCACCACCTCCCGTCAGCACAGAAACCCACCATGTCCCCCAGGGGAGAAAAACACTATCTCTGCCCTGAATGTGGCAAGACTTACACCCGGGAATACGACCTCCGAGTCCACCTCAGAacgcacacaggagagagaccataCCAGTGCTATGACTGCGGGAAGGCCTACGTCCGGAAAAACAATCTCCAACAACACCAGCGGTCACATGCTCCCAAGCCCATGGGACCGACCCGCCATTTAGGCAGACCACCCAGGGTAGGCTCTAGTAGTGGAAGGTCTAACCAATCACCCAGGGTAGGAAGAGCTAAGCAAAAAATACATACATCAATGTAAATATGAGAGACTCATGCCCTTACCGCAGATGGAGAGAGGACACTGGCAGTACTGGCACCTTTAAACATGTGGCTGGGTCCATaacttcatcccaaatggcaccctattccctatatagtgcactacttttgaccagggcccatatgggaACCTTAAGGGCTCTGctgaaatgtagtgcactatatagggaatagggtgctattttggaCACCCACAATGCCTCTTATGACTACAGAATCGTTCTTCTTTCTGGTGTGTGCGCATGTCTGTATGCACTcacgtatttgtgtgtgtgttgttgtaatCAGTACAATACAGTCCACTGTGTTGTGTAAGATAATCATACTATGTAATCCTGTGCATTTTATTTCATATATCTTATTTTACTTATTGAAGCTATCATGATACTAAGAAATGACTTGCATTTCATATAACGCCATGGTCTAATAAATGAACATTTGGGGGAAAACGTCTCTCCTTTATTACCCTTATCCAGGACACACTGACGTCACAGATGCGCGACTCTTTCGCGGCAGTAAGAAAGCCATTCAACATAGCCTAGATTGACGTTcttattacttctaaacaaaatacaCTTTTTGGGGTTCTTATAGGCTTACAATGATGTTTTGATTCTTTCTTGAACAGTCgctaagattatatttggttgtgatctttgcaaaataactattttggatgtagcagttgttagctagaatgctaacgctcaaTGATTATAGCCAGTCGCAAAAGCTAgccaaaaatacattttactagtttaagtataatgcagttgatttgtgatgacacaaacatattaagcaggacattcatacgaGCCTTAAAATCCAAGTATAATCCAatagtagtgtgaaatgcactgaTAAGCAACATGTAAATAGAGGCTTTTTTTGCTGGCATTCTATAAGAACTCCCCCTTGTTCTTCCACCAACTTGCGGGAATGTTTGCAAACAGAAAGGGGTctataaaacatttgatttcaGAAGCGGTCAGAtagctacaggtaactgccagaataaaggAAATGGGTTTCAGCCAGGgatctccaaccttgttcctggagagcaaccctcctacatgtttcgctccaaccccagttgtaactaaccagATTCAGCTCATCAatcagctaattattagaatcagctcatcaaccagctaattattagaatcaggtgcgctacaTGAAGGTTgtagcaaaaacctacaggatggaaCAGTGTTGTAGAGTCCTGGTTGAAACCTACAGGATGGAACAGTGTGGAGAAGCCTGctttaaacctacaggatggaacagtgttggagaggcctgctttaaacctacaggacggtagctccccaggaacagtgttggagaggcctggtttaaacctacaggatggaacagtgttggagaggcctgctttaaacctacaggacggaacAGTGTTGGAGAGGCCTGctttaaacctacaggatggaacagtgttggagaggcctgctttaaacctacaggacggaacagtgttggagaggcctgctttaaacctacaggacggaacagtgttggagaggcctgctttaaacctacaggacggaacagtgttggagaggcctggtttaaacctacaggatggaacagtgttggagaggcctgctttaaacctacaggacggaacagtgttggagaggcctgctttaaacctacaggacggaacagtgttggagaggcctgctttaaacctacaggacggaacAGTGTTGGAGAGGCCTGctttaaacctacaggatggaacagtgttggagaggcctggtttaaacctacaggacggaacagtgttggagaggccggctttaaacctacaggacggaacagtgttggagaggcctgctttaaacctacaggacggtagctccccaggaacagtgttgtagagccctggtttaaacctacaggacggtagctccccaggaacagtgttggagagccctggtttaaacctacaggacggtagctccaCAGGAACAatgttggagagccctggtttaaacctacaggacggtagctccccaggaacagtgttggagagccctgtttataacctacaggacggtagctccccaggaacagtgttgtagagccctggtttaaacctacaggatggtagctccccaggaacagtgttggagagccctgtttataacctacaggacggtagctccccaggaacagggttggagagccctggtttaaacctacaggacggtagcttcacaggaacagtgttggagagccctggtttaGGGTGATCACTCAAATTGGCTGTAATGAGGGACGAGTGTTTGCAGGTATttgtttttttcctttcaattaagacagaGATCCTTACTAAAGAGTGGCCTTTATTcgtcaatcaagtacaagggtggagcgaaaacctgcagacactcggccctccccggaatgagtttgacacgtgctctaaggcagcgtttcccaaaaccatgccaggaaaatgcaTCCTACACCATAACAtaatttgtatccctcatttactcaacagttttactccaacactcagacatattttacaacatatttgtgtttagtgagtctgccagatcagaggcagtaggaatgaccagggatgttctctgtttagtgagtctgccagatcagaggcagtaggaatgaccagggatgttatcttgaTACATGCGTGTATTGAAACATTTTCCTGTCCCGCTAGCATTCGAAATGTAAtgggtacttttgggtgtcagggaaaatgtatggagtaaaaagtacattatttggAGTAAAAAGTTGTCGAaaatgtaaagtacagataccccccaaaactacttatGTAGTACCTCAAAGTATTTTGACTTAATTAAGTACGTTGCACCACTGCAAGAGATCTGTAATCTATTGCCTTTAACTTCCAGACCGCATTTCGGCGCTAATGCACACTCAAAAGACAACCTAAACCGGAAGTACGAAGCCAAAGAGAGTTTGACAGTTTATTTACCAGTTTATTTAAATGTACATTGTAACGTTAGCATAGCTATTTGTAAAAATAATACAGTAACTTTCGATTAAATATTCTCAGGTGTTGGTATTTCCCAGCCTACATCCAACGAGACGCGAGGTTACGACCAACAAAATTGGCAGTCATCATAAATTAAAACTAAACTAGATTTATATCTAATTtatcagttagctagctagctcaggGATTGATTTACAATGGAAGAGGTAGTAATCTGAACGTGTGCTAGCCACATCACTTTTCTGCTCTGCAAACTGCTCGTTTGTTGCTATACCAAATGGTGCGGCTAGCTTGCAAGTCAAGTTGCTCAGTATTTTGTAGAGTACAACGCATGCTAGCAACAGCAGTACTAGCTAGTTACGTTGTTGTTGCTTGATGATGTGGTTTTGTTTTCTAGTaggtatctaacgttagctaacataaggtaacttgctagctagctaggtgaaTGAAAATCCAATGAAAATTAGCTGCTGTAATTTGGTTTGCATTGATTGATCGTTTTTAAACCAGGTATATTTAGTTGGAACGGTTTCTTTACTGAGAAATGGTCATTTCTATAACAAGCAGAGACATTGCCTTGCTGTTAAGGATGGTGTCATATTGCTGAGTCCATCTTTCATAATGAAGCTTGTTGTGAAAACTGCACTGTCACTCTTCATCATATAGGACTCTGAAGACCCGTCCAGCCCGTCTCCATCCTGCTCCACTGAACCCCAACCCACTGTGTCCCTGGGTCCTGACAGGAACCATGGTGACCAGGAGGACAGTAACCATGGTGATCAGAAAGACACACTGCAGGGTCAGGAGAGGGTTACTGTGAGTCTGGACATCAACAGTGAAACACCAACATTTAATATCGTAgtcaaagaagaagaagactggGAACTAGATAATACAGGTGGGTAGCTGGAGCCAGGCTCTCTATGGTCCACTGGGCTCTaatcaaaagtggtgcactatatagggaaatagGGTGGCATGATTTGGGACTCAGTCTTGTATGTTGCCCTAAATCTGAATGGGAGTAGCA from Salvelinus namaycush isolate Seneca unplaced genomic scaffold, SaNama_1.0 Scaffold485, whole genome shotgun sequence encodes:
- the LOC120041605 gene encoding zinc finger protein 27-like — translated: MDEDSEDPSSPSPSCSTEPQPTVSPGPDRNHGDQEDSNHGDQKDTAQGQERVTVSLDINSETPTFNIVVKEEEDWELDNTGESPSHHSAGGKRPSTSGEPEQHQMKRRTRQKKTHPCPDCGKHCQTLSALQIHMRTHTGEKPYACFVCEKTFIIRQALKTHQRTHTGEKPYTCSECGKGFAHQCSLRYHQKRNSEQIKTDPNEKMTCCCGQEFSSKCVLEVHLKTDTGAKPYTCCVCGKRFNKESLKEHQRSHTGEMPYSCSFCGKGYYHKPAWKAHERTHTEEKPLCSVCGRTCSSKYTLKVHERTHTGEMPYLCSECGKGFISKGLLMTHERFNCSGGEERWRPKRFHKCPDCGKEFTQANKLERHMRTHTGERPYQCSVCGMRFNQKGNLKTHFKVHTGRDPSLLPDMDMRTTSSEAAKQPPDNRHDVGKPQRCLNQIGKEGTHNLPAPQTHNLPAPQTHNPPAPQTHNPPAPQTHNPPAPQTHNPPAPQTHNPPAPQTHNLPAPQTHNLPAPQPHNLPAPQPHNLLAPQPHNLPAPQPHNLPAPQTHNLPAPQTHNLPAPQTHNLPAPQTHNLPAPQTHNLPAAQPHNLPAPQPHNLPAPQPHNLPAPQTHNLPAPQTHNLPAPQTHNLPAPQTHNHPAPQTHNHPAPQTHNHPAPQREVSHHLPSAQKPTMSPRGEKHYLCPECGKTYTREYDLRVHLRTHTGERPYQCYDCGKAYVRKNNLQQHQRSHAPKPMGPTRHLGRPPRVGSSSGRSNQSPRVGRAKQKIHTSM